One stretch of Nicotiana tabacum cultivar K326 chromosome 18, ASM71507v2, whole genome shotgun sequence DNA includes these proteins:
- the LOC107787895 gene encoding uncharacterized protein LOC107787895 yields the protein MATLKMLLTLLVAAILFCSQVAEAREVALANDGNDLQIFPFDIPCYLPWPFPFPRPYPCPPPRPRPCPPPPPPPCPPPPSPPPPAPSSSCSASDESNIYRCMFNETKIDPCCPTFKSILGTSCPCYKYAENLDNQVLITIEAYCDVDSPCKGLQVIKRSKEEEYK from the exons ATGGCAACCTTGAAAATGCTCCTTACTTTACTGGTGGCTGCAATTTTATTTTGCAGCCAAGTTGCCGAGGCTAGAGAAGTAGCCTTGGCCAATGACGGGAACGATTTACAAATTTTCCCATTTGATATTCCATGTTATCTGCCGTGGCCATTTCCGTTTCCACGGCCATATCCATGCCCTCCTCCACGGCCACGACCATGTCCGCCTCCACCTCCACCACCATGTCCTCCACCACCATCCCCACCCCCTCCCGCCCCGAGTTCGAGCTGCTCAGCTAGTGATGAATCAAATATTTACAGGTGCATGTTCAACGAAACTAAAATTGATCCATGCTGCCCAACATTCAAGAGCATACTTGGTACTAGTTGCCCTTGCTATAAATATGCAGAGAATTTGGATAATCAAGTGTTAATTACTATTGAAGCTTATTGTGATGTTGATAGCCCTTGCAAGGGTTTGCAA GTGATTAAGCGGTCCAAGGAGGAAGAGTACAAATAA